One Danio rerio strain Tuebingen ecotype United States chromosome 22, GRCz12tu, whole genome shotgun sequence genomic window carries:
- the pias4a gene encoding E3 SUMO-protein ligase PIAS4-A codes for MAAELVEAMNMVKSFRVSDLQTLLASMGRSKSGLKQDLVGRALRLVQTEYSPELLKNVRQLYETRFPKASAWLAARRPETVAVNYPALNSSPRGTGQGTDYLNGIPKPAPPPAAEVKLVPLPFYHNLETLLPPTELVAQNSEKLQESQCVFDLTPNQVDQIRNSSELRPGMKSVQVVLRICYTDSIGVQEDQYPPNIAVKVNQSYCHVPGYYPSNKPGVEPRRPCRPVNITPWLHLSTVTNRVTITWGNFGKRYSVAVYLVRVFTSGELFNQLKHCSVENPDRCRERIQDKLRFDPESEIATTGLRVSLICPLVKMRLGVPCRVLTCAHLQCFDAVFFLQMNEKKPTWTCPVCDKPAPFELLTIDGLLSEILKETPEDVEEIEYLTDGSWRPIRDDKEKERERENSRTPDYPVVDICVPEANGHSPAHSGTNQTGKSGSGGASAGTGSTSGGSGGGTVVDLTLDDSSEEEGGGGAEDSEETDDSQDSPAPKRGRYDYDKDLVTAY; via the exons AATATGGTGAAGAGTTTTCGGGTGTCTGATCTGCAGACTCTACTGGCCTCGATGGGCCGCAGTAAAAGTGGTTTAAAGCAAGATTTAGTGGGAAGAGCTCTTCGTCTTGTGCAGACCGAATACAGTCCAGAGTTGCTAAAAAACGTCCGGCAGCTCTATGAGACGCGCTTCCCCAAAGCCTCAGCCTGGCTGGCTGCCCGACGCCCAGAGACCGTGGCTGTAAACTACCCTGCTCTCAACTCTTCGCCCAGAGGCACGGGCCAGGGTACAGACTACCTCAACGGGATCCCCAAACCAGCCCCACCTCCTGCAGCCGAAGTCAAACTGGTGCCCCTGCCATTCTACCACAACCTAGAAACATTGCTGCCACCCACAGAACTCG TTGCTCAGAATAGCGAGAAGCTGCAAGAGAGTCAGTGTGTTTTTGATTTAACACCAAACCAAGTGGATCAGATCCGGAACTCTAG TGAACTACGGCCAGGGATGAAATCAGTTCAGGTCGTTCTCAG AATTTGCTACACAGACTCTATCGGCGTTCAGGAGGACCAGTATCCTCCCAATATTGCTGTGAAAGTGAATCAGTCCTACTGTCATGTACCG GGTTACTATCCCTCTAATAAACCGGGTGTGGAGCCGCGGCGGCCCTGTCGACCTGTCAACATCACACCCTGGTTACACCTCTCCACAGTCACTAACAGAGTTACCATCACATGGGGAAACTTTGGGAAG cgATACTCAGTGGCAGTGTACCTAGTGAGAGTGTTCACATCTGGAGAGCTCTTCAACCAGCTGAAGCATTGTTCAGTGGAAAATCCTGATCGTTGTCGTGAAAGAA TTCAGGACAAGCTGCGCTTTGATCCTGAAAGTGAGATTGCCACTACAGGACTGCGAGTGTCCCTCATCTGCCCT CTGGTGAAAATGAGACTTGGGGTGCCGTGTCGAGTGCTCACCTGCGCCCACCTGCAATGTTTTGACGCAGTCTTCTTTCTTCAAATGAACGAGAAAAAGCCCACGTGGACCTGCCCTGTATGTGACAAACCAGCTCCTTTTGAGCTCCTTACTATCGACGG GTTACTGTCCGAGATTCTAAAAGAGACACCAGAGGATGTAGAGGAGATTGAATATTTGACTGACGGCTCATGGAGGCCAATCAGAGATGATAAAGAAAAGGAAAGAGAGCGAGAAAACAGCCGCACGCCTGACTATCCAGTGGTGGATATAT GTGTTCCTGAGGCGAACGGCCACTCCCCAGCACACAGCGGCACAAACCAGACCGGGAAGTCTGGATCGGGAGGTGCGTCGGCAGGAACCGGCAGCACCAGTGGGGGGTCAGGAGGCGGCACTGTGGTGGATTTGACTCTGGACGACTCGTCAGAAGAAGAAGGAGGCGGAGGAGCCGAGGACAGCGAGGAAACAGACGACAGCCAGGACAGCCCCGCTCCTAAACGGGGCAGATACGACTATGACAAAGACCTGGTCACCGCATACTGA